Genomic segment of Mytilus edulis chromosome 12, xbMytEdul2.2, whole genome shotgun sequence:
TTGTTCTACAAGGAAAACACCAAACCAGAGCCATTGGTTCAAGAATGTGCGAACCAAGAGTATTCCAAAGATCATTTAGTGATACCAGACAAGGGCCTCTCATGCTTTCTCGTTCTGTTCAAACTGACCTAACACCAGAAAGCACGTGTTTACAAGATACTGACGACACGCATAAAATTGATATGACAAGTTACACAGAGGATGATAAAGGATATGAAAAAGTTTGCAGTGATCTGAAAGAACTTAAAGATAAAGTCCAGCAACTGACTTCAGCAATAAACCTTTCGAGTCCAGCGCAAATACCAGAAATTATAAATAGACTGAAAACATTTgccaaaattaaagaaaattcaacAAATTTAAGACTGACCATAGAAAGACTAGAAACAATGGTTGAAAAAACAATGTCTTCGGATGTCGAACACATTATAAACCATCAAAAGTTTACGGCAATACGCTATGGTACTGCTTTAAACAATATTGACAGTAAAGTTCAAAATGAATCAAgcttacaaaaaaataaagaaagctACAACGTACTTGGCGATTTATTGCGAGTACACATTTTCCCACAGTCTAAATCACAATTTTGTCCACTCAGTTTAAGAACTTATTTTGAGAGTTTTTCAAGTGACACGCCAGTATCTCACGTCGATTCAATGTCAAATGAACTTCTGAGAGTGTCATCGTATAGCAATTTCCCACGAGAAATTAGTATAAATCTAATTAAAATGGCTAAGACTGGTTTTTACTACATTGACGGAAGAAAAACAAAGTGCTTTTCCTGTGGAATTACATATGACAGATGGAAATCGGGTGACGATCCTGTTGTTATACATAAAATACTGTCACCATCATGTGCACTCCTAGCCGAACCCAGATTCTCATCGTCTGCAAATCAAGAAGAACAGACAACGGTTGTTCCGAATATTACTGTTTCTACTGTTGACACAACGACTGTTACAAGTCAAGGTTTGAATCAGTCAGAAAATGCTTCATCAAGTCCTGATCCTAGATTACAAATAAGTTCATCTTACAATGGTACCAGCAACAATGTACAGGAAAGACCAGGAAACCAAATACGTTCACCAACTAATAGGGACAGAACTAGCTCTGCAACGGGGAACGAGAATAGTCAAGAAACACTGACATCCAATGAAAACCATAATGCTACTGAAAACAGTTCATGCCAGCATAACACCGAATTCGAATCACTTGGAATACACCTGGAAAAACCTAAGTATCCTAACTATGCCTGCTTGACTGTTAGGATCAGTTCCTATGAAGGCTGGCCATCTTATTTAGACCAATCACCACGTCAGATGGCTTTGGCTGGTTTTCTGTTTGCTGGTTACCATGATTACACAAGATGCTTTTTCTGTGGTGGAGGACTGCGAAACTGGGAAGCAGGTGACGATCCATGGGTTGAACATGCCAGATGGTTTCCGAAATGTACTTTTCTGAAACAAAACAAGGGAGAAAAGTTCATTAACGCCGTTCAGAAAAGACAAGCTGAAATAGTAagtaaaaatgttaaacacaattcAATTAACCCGAATGTACATTGCTAAGCAAATCATCAAAGCAAAATTATGGAAAAAAATCCCGATTATTATGATAGCAATGATAAAAACGATAACTATGATACTACAACTTGACAAACATACAGATGATTTCAATGAAAAAACGAAATTCTTATCCGTTTACATGCAAAACATGAAACCCAATccctgaaacaaaaaaaaaccgaaatCGGAATTATTTTTAGTAATCAGGGACTTCTTATGGAGTGCACAATGCGATTTGATGTGGGGTAGATAAATTGTACATTCCGATGGTGTTCTTTTTTGGATCAATTACATGGCTATTTGCTGTTCTATTGAGTAACAGTATGCAACATGCCGTTAGATTGTTTTCCAAAGAACACGAAAGAACAGTATACCAGTTTGcaaacatgatttattttaattcatgagttcctaaattttaatcattgacatttttaaaatgaactgTTTACTTGTTTCAGGACCGAGAAACCAATGCGACAAATGAAAATACACAAGAGACAACATCGAGAGCTCAAACTTCTTCCTTTGCTGTTAACACAAGTACTACTAGTACAACACAGAGTGATATATTACAAACTGTTGCAGCAAGAAGTGTAATTGAAATGGGATATACTGATCAACAGGTTATAAATGCTTTTCAGCTTCTAACGACTTCAGGAAAAGGTATTAACTCTTGATATTTTATTACACGTGTAAACATGATGCAAATGATATGTTTATAGACGAAGGAATCATTTTTATTCAAGAACAAAATTGTGCTttctgttttataatatttttagaaaaatcttcttcgACTTAAATAAAacccaaatatatatataacaaatggcATTAAAACATCCTTTTAGAAATGCATAATCCGATATTCCAAAGACCAACATTTGCTGTGCAGTTACATAAATCAATGGTGGGTATCAAGAATAAACAAAACCATCAAATGAAAGACCATTCAATTAAATTTTTAGCCTCAATTCATGAAATGTGATTTTACACTAAAAAATCGATGTTAATCATAAACAAGTGTGTAAAggagacaataacaatcaaaaccaattagttaacaaagactcaaaaaaccaaaggacatttacatcaacagttataaataataattaagaaacaacacgaactccactaaaaaccgggagtgaaatcaggttctccggaagggtaagtactTCCTGTTCTGTATATCGTTTTATTTCTTTGTTCTGTTTAGTTCGGTAATGATAGAAGGTTCTTATGACTGagaaagaatatcagatatgatttctgacacacttttgtcataatggccaatcagctcatgatggcgaccgtaaaatttcttgagtgatgaccttaatttgattggtTCATAGCCCTGTGTTAGCAACTTTttagaaagcagtattcctcgttcaacaaaatcaacgtactttgagctagcgctagagtaacgtatcaattgagacacacatactccatatgctggtgctgctgggatgttgctacacagaaatggaaagttgactgtaggaaaattaaaatcatcgcgtttgttataaattttggtattcaacctaccatcagtagtcatttcgagaaaaacgTCAaaaagcagatttatctgtgtcggtagtatatTATTGTTGCAAATCAATGGCTGCCGCGCATTACTTTTTTTCTAGATTGCAAACATCAAGTATTCAATTATGAATATcttattattattcataatcatttCAGATTTACACAGCATATCAGCAACAGATGTTATGCACATTTTACTAGATGATGAAGCTCATCCGCAACAACAAGGAGCAACAGCAGACGTGACTCAACATGGTCATAACACGAACAGGACAGGTGACCATACATCAGATAGTACCAGTACTCGGTGCAATGGCTTAGACAACACAGTAGATGAACAAAGTTTACTGTTTGACGGTAAGCTTTCTATTCCTTTTCTTAAGTTTTGCAAATAATTAAATTGCCACTGCAAATCTAAACAATGACATTTAGTTCATTGCTCATGGCGACTGTTTAAGAAATACTTCACAGTAAGGAAAGCCGAAACCATGACATGACGAAATCAAATACATCTAATAAAAAAACTTAAGAAAGCTACGACGTACCTTCATAAATTGTCTTAAAAATATAACAGTATTCAGCGTTtgaatcaattttaaatgttttgtagtCACCTTGTTTTTTCATCACACATATTTATTAACacatgttatcaaataaaaatgtatacgaATATAACGCTACAATAATTTTTTGCTCTAAGGTTAATGTTAGATGTATTTTCATATTGCAGATACAGAAAATCTGATAGAAGAAAACAGACAATTGAGGGACCAGCGACTCTGTAAAGTATGTTTAGATCTAGAGGCAACCATTGCATTTCTGCCCTGCGGACATATTGTGTGTTGTATTGACTGCGCTCCTGCCATGAGGAAATGTCCCGTATGCAGGACGTACGTAAAAGGAACTGTAAAAACTTATCTAGCATAATTTACTTTTCAGCGGATTCATTAAtcaaatttaacaataaaaaaaaggagATTATTGCGCATCTATCGTATTAATCAGTGTTAGAGGATATAAACGAGCAATAGGGGAAGTTAGATATATAATTATGTTTGTTATTTACAAATAACTGCTGCTTTAACTTAAAGTAGTCTGACATTTATAAATACTTGTACAATTTACATCTACAAGAATAAAATTAGATAAGATCATGTTAAGTGCATATTAGTCATTCATAACCTAACATAAATCAGAGttgtaaaataattgtttccGTATATTAATTTTACTCTCTTGTGTCAAATATAGACACGTCAAAGTCTTTccgaatttttgttttgttttgttgagtATGTTTCCTTGTTTGTTATCTTAATTAACATCAATGTTATTGTTAATTTCTAAGGTTGTTTTTTTACTTACATTGCTAGagcataactattttgatatttcataatgtaattatttaatgacttttgatacttttgtTGTTTATAACTCGGGTAGAATAAACaattatgtttttgtattttcataACTAGTGATTCACTTTATACATGGTCACCTTGCATAACTGCACGAGAAAAGTGCACgtgctgatttttttaaaaatattttcttttaccattgttttatatttatatctgttgatattttaatttctctcagtatatttttattgttatatttgttatccaATAGTTCAACAATTGTTAATGATATGTTATTGCTTTTTATGCTGTTATTTTAGTAAACTAGATTTGCAACTGTAATTACCATAATTGACTACTctattgttaataaaataattattcaaaagactcaaatttttattatattaaccATAAGGGTTAACTTAGATATTGATTAACATCCCTGCATTTATTCCGTCCGGCATAACACATTCAACCATTGCAAACGTGGAGTGAGTATTTGACTGTATTTAACAAAGGTTCCGTAGGTTGCTTTATATATGAATTTCTGCCGATTTGTTAGTACTTCTTTTTCGGGTAAGTCTAAATGTTCAGCGCTTCATCCTATCGAGCTACTTATACATATTATATAGTTCCTATTGAGTGAATTGATAATTCATTTTCGtactgaatatataaaaaaaaaacgttgtaaATTGATTACAACCTCTATAGAATGATACTCAGGATTCATTAATAGAATATATGTTATGGGCGGacaattcattcaatttaaagttCCTACAATAAACTGAGATTAACTATCCATGTTTGTTATTATCGTTTATACATgcagttgatatatatatatatatatatatatatagaattgcTATTATCGTtagtatatatttcatatttattttttataatctttAGTACAaaaatgaacatagttgatatatatttcataatatatttagtactgatattttttttatcaccagTACATATTTGATACGGTTGTTTAGTATTTTCCTTTCTTCAATACAACATGTTACCTCAAATAAATCAAGTGTTGTTATATTGAACTATCTGTGATATCTGTTTATATTTAATTTCCAGAAATAaaagaattttcatttttattttatacattcaCATGTTTTAAGTAATTTCCGCATGTAAACGGTACATCACAATTTATTTAAGCAAGAGTCACTCGCTTAAATAGATATATTTTCCTTTTAGTTGTATCCTGTATTCTTTCCGCCCTTCATCCCTGTCGAATCCTTTCACTAGACCTccctataattgttttattgttagTGTGTTCTTTACCTGTGCATGCATTGCTATTGGACATTAGCAAACAACAACGAATCAAGCAATTGTGTTAATACATTACTAAGAAACTTGTCACATTTTGGGCAATATTAAAGCTTACTGATATTTGGTGTCGACATTTTGATTGAAAACCAACACTTATCTTCCTACAATTTGGCAACGTAGTCcgttttcatttcttttctttattgtCAATGTGCGAAATAATTTTGGCACCATTGTTTGCCATAACTACGAATTAGGTACAAATAACATAGACTGACCAGAAAGCTTTATCATTCAGACCTTCAGATGTGTCATACTTAGAAGGAATATATACTATTGCTGCATTATAATGTGACCTGATACCATTTTCTATAAATGCAATTTTCCATCCCGGAATACTCTATTTTGTTCTCCATGATATTGTTCATAAAGTGGATAAACAAAATAGCGAAAATGAGCCAAATGTACAGAAAATTgggtacaaaaataaataatatagaaaaatatatctttaaaaaaaaagatgagacagttaatacaatgtatatgaagAAAAGGGAATAATGAGAGAACAGTTTATAATGGGGACAAACTACCTTTAACATTAAAGACGATAGAAATGAAGGCTCCCATCTAGACCCTCGTGAACTcgttcatttaattttcattcagctatttaaaaatcatcaaatttattttgtgttttatttgtttgattcaaTTCGTTTCTATTTCCTTGTAGAATATTTGTAGGCGTTTGACAATCATTTAACATCATTCATATCTATGTGTCGATCACCCCTATAATTTTCAGTGTTTTCATCAGTCGGTACATTTTAAGTACATTTGAAATGATGAATCAGTCAACAACAAAATTTATTAATCAAgtattcaattataaattaaagcCTTGGAGTGTTTTATTTCCGTGATAACATTCACTACAATATAAAAGAAGCAAACATTTTGACtacatatcaagtttgaatgttaCATGCTTTTGGAATATTATTTACTAGCAATTTCCGATAGCCAAAACGCTACTTCATCAGAGTTGCTTATCATTTAAAAtagtagaaatttaaaaaaaaaaaggaaaaactaGTCAGATGAATCGTCTGTTTCTATATCTACGAGCGTCGTGAATAGtgatttatataaatatgcacatttttttgacaaaaaaaaggaATGTTGAAAATAGTATGCAAACCAGTTAAAGCACATAAATACATTATTTGCATTTTAAGATAAGTTTATAAAatagttttatcttttttaatatcTATTATTATATGAAATGTAGATTATGATCCTGAGGTTTATCGATATAGAAACAGTATATGAtgacaaacacaaacttttattGTACCCTGATATATAGTTTGGACTGAACAACGAAATTATATCGCACTTCTTGCAATATCACGCACCTTATAATTTGCATTTTACGAAGTTTGTATGATTATAAATGTCAACAAATgtgtatttgatataaataagagatagttaataataataatacaataaaaaaaatagatatctcCCCTTGTCATTAATTTTAGTCGCAAATAACTCGCAAAATTTACCGGCAAAATTGTTGATGTGATTGATAGAGAACGGCACTATTGACCTTGTTGTATCAGGACAGTTTCGGTTTTTAGGAATTTTGTAAATACaattttgtgtttgtgttttctTAATGTGTTTAATTCATCGTTTGAATTTATTCGATTTCCCGGAGATGTAAAGACGTTCCTGACAGTTTAATGAAGTTATGTCCCATTCATCTTGCAGTTTGTATATGTTTGTagatgaaaaattcaaagttttgatagaacttatttcagaaaaagaccgagcaTTTTTTTCAGATACGATTTAATTTACCTAAATAATTGAACTTTGATCTTATATATTTGGTTTCATtacacttttttgtttttacagaatTTAAAAAGGAACTGTAGTGATTTTAgtttttacagttcaatttatttttatgtaagaTGTCTTTCTTTTTAATACGTTTGGGTtatattacatttcaatatagACAATATTTCTATAGGGTACCGCCcgctattttgtttgtttgaaaggtgtctaaataattttattttacagcCCAGTACACCTTAAAAACCACAAGGTTACCCATATTTGGAACCGTCATGGTACTGCCTgtaattagttatatataaagggGTGCAAGAGAGATCAGAGGAGTTCTTATAGAACGAGAGGACAGTTATATTGTGTGAGAGAGGTAAAAGGATTATTTTCAGTAGCAGTAAATTttcaccacttggtcgatgccattGTTGGTGGATGTTttgtccccgaggatatcacagGCCCACTAGTCAGCacgtcggtgttgacatgaatatcaatgatatggtcatttttataaatttcctgttataaAACTGTGAATTTTAGAAAacctaatgattttcttatcccaggaatagataaccttagtcCTATTTGGCAAAACTGTTTGGCATTTAAGTCCCCCATGCTCTtccactttgtacttgtttggctatatgACTATTTTAATCTgggcgtcaccgatgagtcttatgtagacgaatcgaACGTGTGGCGtataaagttataatcctggtacctttgatttaGCTGCTTTATCAGGTTAAACTGATATTCTTTTTTTAACAGAttacattgtaattttatttaagCCTTTGTGTTATGGTTTGTTTTCTTAGTGCCATGGACTTTACGTAATTTACGCTACCTTAAAAAACACATCGACGAACAAGAATCCATCAAAACGACAATGCTTTAGAAAAGTACATGCACACCTTTATaatgtgtatatataattttaaagtattgcaTAATGTAACGTTTATCCCAAATTAAATCAAGAAAACCCTTATCTATTTATAAGTAATCCGAAAAAAGAAATTCTACGTTAACATTCTATAAATGTAGAAACATTATTTTAACGACATATATCGATAAACATATTAAGTTTGTCAAAGGTAAGTTAAAATTAAACCCAAACTGATGCAATATATGGTAATGAGTTATAATAACATAGACGGTTAAAACGTGTTTtcaaaaagttggataaatgggaCGACACCCGCATGTCCGCTATTCCATTCAAAATCAAAACGGTTTTGAATGGAAGTTGCGAACATTTTTTTGTTCTCAACCATTCATTTTTTCCTCTGATTTGTCTTAATtttgttcaatttattttgttcatatatttttcaaaatcctggattTGACAAACATTTGGCAAGGAATCaaatttctaaacaaaaatgtttcgaAAAGCaaacaacaagaaaaaataaaacaacttatcTGACCGTTATGGACCAAccctttaatttcaaaattgaggGGTTATTGTAT
This window contains:
- the LOC139498887 gene encoding baculoviral IAP repeat-containing protein 7-like, coding for MSCTETSDIVLQGKHQTRAIGSRMCEPRVFQRSFSDTRQGPLMLSRSVQTDLTPESTCLQDTDDTHKIDMTSYTEDDKGYEKVCSDLKELKDKVQQLTSAINLSSPAQIPEIINRLKTFAKIKENSTNLRLTIERLETMVEKTMSSDVEHIINHQKFTAIRYGTALNNIDSKVQNESSLQKNKESYNVLGDLLRVHIFPQSKSQFCPLSLRTYFESFSSDTPVSHVDSMSNELLRVSSYSNFPREISINLIKMAKTGFYYIDGRKTKCFSCGITYDRWKSGDDPVVIHKILSPSCALLAEPRFSSSANQEEQTTVVPNITVSTVDTTTVTSQGLNQSENASSSPDPRLQISSSYNGTSNNVQERPGNQIRSPTNRDRTSSATGNENSQETLTSNENHNATENSSCQHNTEFESLGIHLEKPKYPNYACLTVRISSYEGWPSYLDQSPRQMALAGFLFAGYHDYTRCFFCGGGLRNWEAGDDPWVEHARWFPKCTFLKQNKGEKFINAVQKRQAEIDRETNATNENTQETTSRAQTSSFAVNTSTTSTTQSDILQTVAARSVIEMGYTDQQVINAFQLLTTSGKDLHSISATDVMHILLDDEAHPQQQGATADVTQHGHNTNRTGDHTSDSTSTRCNGLDNTVDEQSLLFDDTENLIEENRQLRDQRLCKVCLDLEATIAFLPCGHIVCCIDCAPAMRKCPVCRTYVKGTVKTYLA